One window of Microbacterium sp. Root61 genomic DNA carries:
- a CDS encoding transglutaminase family protein yields MPSSEAPLRRGGELALTIGVFVAVFAAMMPLLRVIETGWWVLGAVVLSAAVLAAGFVARRFRLPAVAVSLIEAAVWVVLLTVMFLRDSALLGLIPTPDTVRTVPGLIGAGIDEVVLGAAPLEAGTPLSFFIVGAMGILTIVIDHVVLTARMPLLASVGLIAISLIPSIAVPGEIDVTSFVLLAASILFLLRVETRARETAGDTSTPSTRTAPAGGVSATALGIGAIGVIVAIVATPLLPPLAEAGSGVGVGAAIDPTLQLGDDLRRPAEVEVLTVRTSAQAPPYLRAATLSAFDGSVWQPDRSRTLPLDSPSGLGPITADEEIRVVQETTTVQVQDLDSPWLPVAFPAISVTGLDGEWSAVPYNRTVVSRDGSAQGQSYDVTTELPRPTLEQIRARTAGGPELRDETTALPADLPPIIGELAAQITADKTNDYDRLVALQTWFRGSEFQYSLEAPVEEGFDGTGADAVARFLEVRAGYCVHFASAFALMARTLGMPARIVVGYLPGSNTNTTIDGKTVYAVSSSQLHAWPEVYFGGIGWVPFEPTNSLGVPTTFSAGSTTPGGADPQQSAAPLPRESASSSASPSPSAGGLRPGDSQAGRAEDALDPTPVLVTLFGILVALAIPGLIRELRRRQLLAAARGGDAAAAWTSVQDVAIDLGIDVPGSESARALGTRLVQAHGAPADEMSLLIGGIERASYAAGGRHGFWQGAEMADAATAVRAGMLAAVDRSRRILALAAPRSLIVRPGSVYAGSGRGSQAR; encoded by the coding sequence ATGCCCTCCAGTGAGGCACCGCTCCGCCGCGGCGGAGAGCTGGCCCTGACCATCGGGGTGTTCGTCGCCGTCTTCGCGGCGATGATGCCGCTGCTGCGCGTCATCGAGACGGGATGGTGGGTCCTGGGCGCGGTCGTCCTGTCTGCCGCCGTTCTGGCCGCAGGCTTCGTGGCGCGCCGGTTCCGACTGCCCGCCGTCGCCGTCAGCCTCATCGAGGCGGCCGTCTGGGTGGTGCTGCTGACGGTGATGTTCCTGCGGGACTCGGCCCTGCTCGGCCTCATCCCCACCCCCGACACCGTGCGCACGGTGCCGGGGCTGATCGGTGCGGGCATCGACGAGGTCGTCCTCGGTGCTGCACCGCTGGAGGCGGGCACGCCGCTGTCGTTCTTCATCGTCGGCGCCATGGGCATCCTCACGATCGTCATAGATCACGTGGTCCTCACCGCCCGGATGCCGCTGCTGGCATCGGTCGGTCTCATCGCGATCTCGCTCATCCCCTCGATCGCGGTTCCCGGCGAGATCGACGTCACCTCGTTCGTGCTGCTCGCGGCATCCATCCTGTTCCTGCTGCGCGTGGAGACCCGCGCGCGCGAGACCGCCGGCGACACCAGTACTCCATCGACCCGCACCGCGCCCGCGGGCGGCGTGTCGGCCACGGCCCTCGGCATCGGCGCGATCGGGGTGATCGTCGCGATCGTCGCGACGCCGCTCCTCCCCCCGCTCGCGGAGGCCGGCTCGGGAGTGGGCGTCGGCGCCGCGATCGACCCGACGCTGCAGCTCGGCGACGACCTGCGCCGGCCGGCCGAGGTCGAGGTGCTCACGGTGCGTACCTCCGCGCAGGCCCCGCCGTATCTCCGAGCCGCGACGCTGTCGGCCTTCGACGGCTCGGTGTGGCAGCCGGACCGTTCCCGCACGCTGCCGCTGGACAGCCCGTCCGGCCTCGGTCCGATCACCGCCGACGAGGAGATCCGCGTCGTGCAGGAGACCACGACCGTACAGGTGCAGGATCTCGACTCCCCGTGGCTGCCTGTGGCATTCCCCGCGATCTCGGTCACCGGACTCGATGGCGAGTGGTCGGCGGTCCCGTACAACCGCACCGTCGTCAGCCGCGACGGCTCGGCGCAGGGGCAGTCCTACGACGTGACGACGGAGCTGCCGCGCCCGACGCTGGAGCAGATCCGCGCGCGCACCGCCGGTGGCCCGGAATTGCGCGACGAGACGACGGCCCTGCCCGCGGATCTTCCTCCGATCATCGGCGAGCTCGCCGCGCAGATCACGGCCGACAAGACCAACGACTACGACCGGCTCGTCGCGTTGCAGACGTGGTTCCGGGGCTCCGAGTTCCAGTACTCGCTCGAAGCCCCGGTCGAAGAGGGCTTCGACGGCACCGGTGCCGACGCGGTCGCACGATTCCTCGAGGTGCGCGCGGGCTACTGCGTGCACTTCGCATCGGCGTTCGCCCTGATGGCGCGCACGCTCGGGATGCCGGCACGCATCGTCGTCGGCTACCTCCCCGGCTCGAACACCAACACCACGATCGACGGCAAGACCGTCTACGCCGTCTCCAGCAGTCAACTGCACGCGTGGCCCGAGGTGTACTTCGGGGGAATCGGCTGGGTGCCGTTCGAACCGACCAACAGCCTCGGCGTGCCGACCACCTTCTCCGCCGGTTCGACCACGCCCGGCGGTGCCGACCCGCAGCAGTCCGCCGCCCCGCTGCCCCGCGAATCCGCGTCGTCGTCCGCCTCGCCCAGCCCGAGTGCCGGAGGCCTGCGTCCCGGCGACTCGCAGGCCGGGCGCGCCGAGGACGCGCTGGACCCCACCCCCGTGCTGGTGACGCTGTTCGGCATCCTGGTGGCCCTCGCCATCCCCGGACTGATCCGCGAGCTGCGGCGTCGTCAGCTGCTGGCGGCGGCACGGGGCGGTGACGCGGCCGCAGCCTGGACCAGCGTGCAGGACGTCGCGATCGACCTCGGCATCGACGTGCCGGGCAGCGAGTCCGCCCGTGCGCTGGGCACGCGCCTCGTGCAGGCGCACGGCGCCCCGGCCGACGAGATGTCGCTGCTGATCGGCGGCATCGAGCGCGCCAGCTACGCCGCGGGTGGCCGTCACGGCTTCTGGCAGGGCGCCGAGATGGCGGATGCCGCGACCGCCGTTCGCGCCGGCATGCTCGCCGCCGTCGACCGTTCCCGCCGCATCCTCGCCCTCGCCGCACCCCGGTCGCTGATCGTTCGTCCGGGCAGTGTGTACGCCGGGTCCGGGAGAGGCTCTCAGGCAAGGTAG
- a CDS encoding DUF4166 domain-containing protein gives MTSMFERALVEDFARLHPMLQKRFGIGLDSGEACVGRGTMVRIRRGPWWTVPFLQVGRLRNILIPDVGTDVPFRIENYPYLDPFGRETVTFVREYDIRGRRRRFDATMIGVGDRIIDYLGTHQHLAVDLDLGVDDDGALILTSDAQRFYEGPVAFRFPMLFSGRARLRERFDDRDGLFHIDLEVRNSRFGFLFGYQGSFACEWVPATDAPERLKPKRHEART, from the coding sequence ATGACGTCGATGTTCGAGCGCGCGCTGGTCGAGGACTTCGCGCGCCTGCACCCGATGCTGCAGAAGCGGTTCGGAATCGGGCTGGACTCCGGTGAGGCATGCGTCGGGCGCGGGACGATGGTGCGGATCCGGCGCGGTCCGTGGTGGACGGTGCCATTCCTGCAGGTCGGCCGACTGCGCAACATCCTCATCCCGGATGTCGGCACCGATGTCCCGTTCCGGATCGAGAACTACCCCTACCTCGACCCATTCGGGCGGGAGACCGTCACCTTCGTGCGGGAGTACGACATCCGCGGTCGCCGTCGACGCTTCGACGCCACGATGATCGGCGTGGGGGATCGGATCATCGACTATCTCGGTACCCACCAGCATCTCGCCGTCGACCTCGACCTGGGTGTCGATGACGATGGCGCGCTCATCCTCACCTCGGATGCGCAGCGGTTCTACGAGGGTCCGGTCGCGTTCCGGTTCCCGATGCTGTTCAGCGGTCGGGCCCGCCTGCGAGAACGATTCGACGACCGTGACGGGCTGTTCCACATCGACCTCGAGGTGCGCAACTCGCGGTTCGGGTTCCTGTTCGGCTACCAGGGCTCCTTCGCCTGCGAATGGGTTCCCGCGACCGACGCCCCTGAGCGGCTCAAGCCGAAGCGGCACGAAGCGCGTACGTGA
- a CDS encoding SRPBCC family protein — translation MRRSADAASRRRGGVQVSGRRRRGASAIYVEIVIRADPEKVWELTQDPAAHGRWDARFSQIVPTESSEAGETRFTYARRIAFHTVAGTGVTIGERSRPDGTRTSALRFSTVDPLSPIRDGRGYWRYVPDDGDTRFLTGYDYTPGWGRIPDLIVRPLLGWVTAWSFDRLRIWIERGEAPEAWPFSSALWLWRPDRPRAARCLRAPAHGARQDDHLRDAPATLAVLADPRRS, via the coding sequence GTGCGCAGATCTGCGGATGCCGCGTCGCGGCGTCGCGGCGGTGTTCAGGTGAGCGGGCGCCGAAGGCGGGGCGCATCAGCCATCTATGTCGAGATCGTGATCCGGGCCGACCCGGAGAAAGTGTGGGAGCTCACCCAGGATCCGGCCGCGCACGGTCGGTGGGATGCCCGGTTCTCGCAGATCGTGCCCACTGAGTCGAGCGAAGCGGGCGAGACGCGTTTCACCTATGCGCGTCGCATCGCGTTCCACACGGTGGCCGGCACCGGCGTCACCATCGGAGAACGCTCCCGCCCGGACGGCACGCGCACGTCCGCCTTACGCTTCTCGACAGTCGACCCGCTCTCGCCGATCCGCGACGGCCGGGGGTACTGGCGGTACGTCCCGGATGACGGGGACACCCGGTTTCTCACCGGATACGACTACACCCCCGGCTGGGGGCGGATTCCGGACCTCATCGTGCGGCCCCTCCTGGGGTGGGTGACCGCGTGGAGCTTCGATCGACTGCGCATCTGGATCGAGCGGGGCGAAGCTCCCGAGGCGTGGCCGTTTTCCAGTGCGCTGTGGTTGTGGCGGCCTGATCGCCCGCGTGCGGCGCGGTGCCTGCGCGCGCCTGCGCACGGGGCGCGGCAGGACGACCATCTGCGCGACGCGCCGGCCACGCTCGCCGTGCTCGCCGACCCGAGGAGGAGCTGA
- a CDS encoding SDR family oxidoreductase, translated as MFSSDVMPVRAGMKIAITGGTGFVGRHLAERFAPADVVLASRRTGVEVDDVDALTRAFDGCEAVAHCAGINRELGDQTFDRVHVRGTAAVVEAARRAGVRRIVLLSFLRARPDCGSRYHESKWAAEEIVRASGLEYTVLKAGMIYGRGDHLVDHLSHTVQTIPLFAAVGLREKTISPIPVAELVDVMVAALGGELAQRTVAVRGGETLLLSEAVRRVARVVGRRVLVVPAPVAFHYALAQVAEWTMKVPLVAMAQVRMLAEGVTDAVQPAGELPRALRPRLPFDEASIRAALPAPGGFGCADLRMPRRGVAAVFR; from the coding sequence ATGTTCAGTTCTGATGTGATGCCGGTGAGGGCGGGCATGAAGATCGCGATCACGGGAGGGACCGGCTTCGTGGGCCGGCATCTCGCCGAGCGGTTCGCGCCCGCCGACGTCGTGCTCGCCTCGCGCCGCACCGGCGTCGAGGTGGACGATGTCGATGCCCTGACCCGTGCCTTCGACGGGTGCGAGGCCGTCGCCCATTGCGCCGGGATCAATCGTGAGCTCGGCGACCAGACGTTCGACCGCGTCCACGTGCGGGGGACCGCGGCCGTGGTCGAGGCCGCGCGTCGCGCAGGCGTGCGGCGAATCGTGCTGCTCAGCTTCCTGCGCGCGCGCCCGGACTGCGGCTCGCGCTATCACGAGTCCAAGTGGGCGGCCGAGGAGATCGTCCGCGCATCGGGTTTGGAGTACACGGTCCTCAAGGCGGGGATGATCTACGGCCGCGGCGACCATCTCGTCGACCACCTCAGCCACACGGTGCAGACCATCCCGCTGTTCGCCGCGGTCGGGTTGCGCGAGAAGACCATCAGCCCGATTCCGGTCGCCGAACTCGTCGACGTGATGGTCGCCGCGCTCGGGGGAGAGCTCGCGCAGCGCACGGTCGCGGTGCGCGGCGGTGAGACCCTCCTGCTCAGCGAGGCCGTGCGACGCGTTGCCCGCGTCGTCGGCCGACGGGTGCTGGTGGTGCCCGCGCCGGTGGCGTTCCACTACGCGTTGGCGCAGGTCGCCGAGTGGACGATGAAGGTCCCGCTGGTGGCCATGGCGCAGGTGCGGATGCTGGCCGAAGGCGTCACCGATGCCGTCCAGCCCGCGGGTGAACTGCCGCGGGCGCTGCGACCGCGGCTCCCGTTCGATGAGGCGTCGATCCGGGCCGCGCTCCCTGCTCCGGGCGGATTCGGGTGCGCAGATCTGCGGATGCCGCGTCGCGGCGTCGCGGCGGTGTTCAGGTGA